CTCACGCTGGATGACGGCATCCTGCTCATTGCGCTGGCGGTCATCTGGCTGCTGTATATCGTTAAAATTGCGCGTCTGGCGGAAAAGCAGGGAAATGACAGTCTGACGCGTGAGCAAGTTGCGGAACTGCCTCGCGAAGGCACCCTGCCCGTCGCCCTGCTGTGGCTGGGCATCGCGCTGATTATCATGCCAATGGCCACGCGTATGGTTGTTGACAATGCCACCGTGCTGGCCAATTTCTACGCCATCAGTGAGCTTACTATCGGCCTGACTGTGATTGCGATTGGCACCAGTTTGCCAGAACTGGCTACCGCCGTTGCCGGCGCACGTAAAGGCGAAGGTGATATGGCGATTGGCAATATCATTGGCTCCAATATCTTTAACATCGCTATCGTGATGGGTTTACCGGCGCTGATTGCGCCAGGGGCATTTAATCCGCTGGCCTTCTCGCGCGATTACGGGGTGATGCTCATTGTCAGTATCATTTTCGCCCTGCTGTGCTGGCGACGGAAACAACAAATTGGCAAAGGCGCGGGTGCTTTGCTGACGGGTGGTTTTATCGTATGGATGGCGATGCTGTACTGGCTGTCGCCTCTTCTCTCTGGGTAAACGGAACGCATTATGTCGCAAATAGAATTGCAACCGGGTTTTGACTTTCAAAAAGCAGGCAAAGAAGTTCTGGAGATTGAACG
This sequence is a window from Enterobacter sp. 638. Protein-coding genes within it:
- a CDS encoding calcium/sodium antiporter, translating into MLLATALLIIGLLLVVYSADRLVFAASILCRLFGIPPLIIGMTVVSVGTSLPEIIVSASASLHGQVDLAIGTAIGSNIVNILLILGLAALMHPFRVHSDVLRRELPLMLIVSLLAGYVLYDGQLTLDDGILLIALAVIWLLYIVKIARLAEKQGNDSLTREQVAELPREGTLPVALLWLGIALIIMPMATRMVVDNATVLANFYAISELTIGLTVIAIGTSLPELATAVAGARKGEGDMAIGNIIGSNIFNIAIVMGLPALIAPGAFNPLAFSRDYGVMLIVSIIFALLCWRRKQQIGKGAGALLTGGFIVWMAMLYWLSPLLSG